The Astatotilapia calliptera chromosome 14, fAstCal1.2, whole genome shotgun sequence genome includes a region encoding these proteins:
- the blvrb gene encoding flavin reductase (NADPH), translated as MSDSIKNVAIFGATGMTGLATLPIAVAAGYNVTVLVRDPAKLPDDHKASRVVVGDVLKKDDVKKTLEGQDAVIIILGTRNDLSPTTMMSEGTKNIVEAMKARGIRKVIGCMSAFLLWDRSKVPPRLVPVTEDHDRMYTVLKTSGLDYVAVMPPHIGGDLPLTENYVVTENTLKGRAISKHDLGHFFVKCLSTSEWDGKTVGVCGEYK; from the exons ATGTCGGACTCCATTAAAAACGTCGCGATATTTGGAGCCACGGGAATGACCGGGCTGGCGACCCTGCCGATAGCAGTAGCTGCAG gatacAATGTGACGGTGCTGGTGCGTGACCCCGCCAAGCTGCCTGATGACCACAAGGCATCCAGAGTGGTGGTGGGAGATGTGCTCAAGAAAGACGATGTAAAGAAGACGTTGGAGGGCCAGGATGCTGTTATTATCATCTTAGGCACCAGGAATGACCTCA GCCCAACTACCATGATGTCTGAGGGCACAAAGAACATAGTGGAAGCTATGAAGGCGCGTGGAATCCGCAAAGTGATCGGCTGCATGTCAG CCTTCCTTCTGTGGGATCGCTCTAAAGTGCCGCCACGTCTGGTTCCTGTGACGGAGGACCACGACAGGATGTACACCGTGCTGAAGACATCAGGGCTGGACTATGTGGCTGTCATGCCTCCTCACATTGGAG GTGACCTTCCTCTGACAGAGAATTACGTGGTGACAGAGAACACGCTAAAGGGAAGAGCCATCTCTAAACACGATCTGGGACATTTCTTCGTCAAGTGTCTCTCCACGTCGGAGTGGGACGGCAAGACTGTTGGAGTGTGCGGAGAGTACAAATAG
- the sertad3 gene encoding SERTA domain-containing protein 3 isoform X1: MTMMMPKGQKRKLSIEEEASDYRAPTWESQQQFLLTVSLNKYQFSQQLREPSLRRSVLIANTLRQISLQMSMVPSVNVEVSEPPGIASSALTASIAAAAKRHSAVTVDSCSALATCPMVSLNYSPNSTEKTNYSSESNFHISIEDDEDWGSMSTDTDSSLSAVISSILAALDSTIDGNPQPPPRIPLRPLENMSKPYEGSVALVNHGLRDPGDCREQQEDGSMEVMRSSYLGDFTVEDLFQDIDTSLVDIDMGVIGHRSTEGGHTAGDDLFMYLPPFSPHSPFSPHSITPTSQNAQPALIGQLA, encoded by the coding sequence atgacgatgatgatgcCGAAGGGGCAGAAGCGCAAACTATCCATAGAGGAGGAGGCTTCAGACTACAGAGCTCCCACCTGGGAGAGCCAGCAGCAGTTTCTGCTCACAGTTTCCCTCAACAAGTATCAGTTCTCCCAGCAGCTACGTGAGCCCAGCCTGCGACGGTCCGTCCTGATAGCCAACACCCTGCGGCAGATCAGCCTGCAGATGTCTATGGTACCATCAGTCAACGTGGAGGTGTCAGAACCTCCAGGTATTGCTTCATCTGCACTGACAGCAAGTATTGCCGCTGCAGCAAAACGTCATTCTGCTGTAACGGTTGACAGCTGCTCAGCTCTGGCCACCTGCCCCATGGTTTCCTTAAATTACTCACCAAATTCTACTGAAAAGACAAACTACTCGAGTGAATCAAATTTCCATATCAGTATAGAGGATGACGAGGACTGGGGATCGATGTCCACTGATACTGATTCATCTCTTTCAGCTGTCATTTCCTCTATTCTTGCCGCACTGGACTCTACTATAGACGGGAATCCTCAGCCACCTCCACGGATACCCCTCAGGCCCTTGGAGAACATGTCCAAGCCCTATGAGGGAAGCGTGGCCTTGGTAAATCACGGTCTCAGAGATCCCGGTGACTGCAGGGAGCAGCAGGAAGACGGCAGCATGGAGGTAATGAGGTCCAGCTACCTTGGGGATTTCACTGTGGAGGACTTGTTCCAGGATATAGACACATCCCTGGTAGACATAGACATGGGAGTGATTGGGCACAGAAGCACTGAAGGTGGACACACAGCTGGGGATGACCTGTTTATGTACCTGCCACCTTTCTCCCCCCACTCCCCTTTCTCACCACACTCTATAACACCCACCTCCCAAAATGCCCAGCCTGCTCTGATTGGCCAGTTGGCATGA
- the sertad3 gene encoding SERTA domain-containing protein 3 isoform X2, producing MTMMMPKGQKRKLSIEEEASDYRAPTWESQQQFLLTVSLNKYQFSQQLREPSLRRSVLIANTLRQISLQMSMVPSVNVEVSEPPGIASSALTASIAAAAKRHSAVTVDSCSALATCPMVSLNYSPNSTEKTNYSSESNFHISIEDDEDWGSMSTDTDSSLSAVISSILAALDSTIDGNPQPPPRIPLRPLENMSKPYEGSVALVNHGLRDPGDCREQQEDGSMESNDDPEGAEA from the exons atgacgatgatgatgcCGAAGGGGCAGAAGCGCAAACTATCCATAGAGGAGGAGGCTTCAGACTACAGAGCTCCCACCTGGGAGAGCCAGCAGCAGTTTCTGCTCACAGTTTCCCTCAACAAGTATCAGTTCTCCCAGCAGCTACGTGAGCCCAGCCTGCGACGGTCCGTCCTGATAGCCAACACCCTGCGGCAGATCAGCCTGCAGATGTCTATGGTACCATCAGTCAACGTGGAGGTGTCAGAACCTCCAGGTATTGCTTCATCTGCACTGACAGCAAGTATTGCCGCTGCAGCAAAACGTCATTCTGCTGTAACGGTTGACAGCTGCTCAGCTCTGGCCACCTGCCCCATGGTTTCCTTAAATTACTCACCAAATTCTACTGAAAAGACAAACTACTCGAGTGAATCAAATTTCCATATCAGTATAGAGGATGACGAGGACTGGGGATCGATGTCCACTGATACTGATTCATCTCTTTCAGCTGTCATTTCCTCTATTCTTGCCGCACTGGACTCTACTATAGACGGGAATCCTCAGCCACCTCCACGGATACCCCTCAGGCCCTTGGAGAACATGTCCAAGCCCTATGAGGGAAGCGTGGCCTTGGTAAATCACGGTCTCAGAGATCCCGGTGACTGCAGGGAGCAGCAGGAAGACGGCAGCATGGAG TCTAATGATGATCCCGAGGGGGCAGAAGCATAA
- the sertad3 gene encoding SERTA domain-containing protein 3 isoform X3: MTMMMPKGQKRKLSIEEEASDYRAPTWESQQQFLLTVSLNKYQFSQQLREPSLRRSVLIANTLRQISLQMSMVPSVNVEVSEPPAVISSILAALDSTIDGNPQPPPRIPLRPLENMSKPYEGSVALVNHGLRDPGDCREQQEDGSMEVMRSSYLGDFTVEDLFQDIDTSLVDIDMGVIGHRSTEGGHTAGDDLFMYLPPFSPHSPFSPHSITPTSQNAQPALIGQLA, translated from the exons atgacgatgatgatgcCGAAGGGGCAGAAGCGCAAACTATCCATAGAGGAGGAGGCTTCAGACTACAGAGCTCCCACCTGGGAGAGCCAGCAGCAGTTTCTGCTCACAGTTTCCCTCAACAAGTATCAGTTCTCCCAGCAGCTACGTGAGCCCAGCCTGCGACGGTCCGTCCTGATAGCCAACACCCTGCGGCAGATCAGCCTGCAGATGTCTATGGTACCATCAGTCAACGTGGAGGTGTCAGAACCTCCAG CTGTCATTTCCTCTATTCTTGCCGCACTGGACTCTACTATAGACGGGAATCCTCAGCCACCTCCACGGATACCCCTCAGGCCCTTGGAGAACATGTCCAAGCCCTATGAGGGAAGCGTGGCCTTGGTAAATCACGGTCTCAGAGATCCCGGTGACTGCAGGGAGCAGCAGGAAGACGGCAGCATGGAGGTAATGAGGTCCAGCTACCTTGGGGATTTCACTGTGGAGGACTTGTTCCAGGATATAGACACATCCCTGGTAGACATAGACATGGGAGTGATTGGGCACAGAAGCACTGAAGGTGGACACACAGCTGGGGATGACCTGTTTATGTACCTGCCACCTTTCTCCCCCCACTCCCCTTTCTCACCACACTCTATAACACCCACCTCCCAAAATGCCCAGCCTGCTCTGATTGGCCAGTTGGCATGA